Proteins encoded in a region of the Schaalia hyovaginalis genome:
- the deoC gene encoding deoxyribose-phosphate aldolase, translating into MKKTEVAQMIDHTLLKPEATAADVAALVAQGAELGTYSVCVSPSMLPLETPEGLMVACVAGFPSGAVKPEIKAAEAARAVEDGADEVDMVINIALVKEGREAELEAEIRAVRDAVPAPRVLKVIIESAALTDEEIVMACRASENAGADFVKTSTGFHPAGGASVHAVKLMRETVGDRLGVKASGGIRDAATALAMIEAGASRLGVSATVAILEGIEE; encoded by the coding sequence ATGAAGAAGACCGAAGTCGCCCAGATGATCGACCACACCCTCCTCAAGCCGGAGGCGACCGCCGCCGATGTCGCGGCTCTCGTCGCCCAGGGCGCCGAGCTCGGCACCTACTCGGTGTGCGTCTCGCCCTCCATGCTGCCCCTCGAGACCCCCGAGGGCCTCATGGTCGCCTGCGTCGCGGGCTTCCCCTCGGGCGCCGTCAAGCCCGAGATCAAGGCCGCCGAAGCCGCGCGCGCCGTTGAGGACGGCGCCGACGAAGTCGACATGGTCATCAACATCGCCCTCGTGAAAGAAGGCCGCGAGGCCGAGCTCGAAGCCGAGATCCGCGCCGTGCGCGACGCTGTCCCCGCGCCGCGCGTCCTCAAGGTCATCATCGAGTCCGCGGCCCTGACCGACGAGGAGATCGTCATGGCCTGCCGCGCCTCCGAGAACGCGGGGGCCGACTTCGTGAAGACCTCCACCGGCTTCCACCCCGCCGGTGGCGCCTCGGTGCACGCCGTCAAGCTCATGCGCGAAACGGTCGGCGACCGCCTCGGCGTCAAGGCCTCGGGCGGGATCCGCGATGCCGCGACCGCGCTCGCCATGATCGAGGCCGGAGCCTCGCGCCTCGGCGTATCGGCGACGGTCGCGATCCTCGAGGGCATCGAGGAGTGA